Within Pseudomonas paeninsulae, the genomic segment AATGTGCGTGGCCGGGTGGAAGGTGAGCTGGTCAAGCTGCTGTTCGAGGATGGCCAGCGGGTCAAGGCCGGCGATCTGCTCGCGGTGATCGATCCGCGGCCTTATGAAGTGGCCCTGCAACAGGCCCTGGGGGTGCAGCAGGAAAATCAGGCGCAATTGCACAATGCCGAGTTGGACCTGGCCCGTTACCGTGGCCTGTACAAAGAAGACTCAATTGCCAAACAGACCCTCGACACCCAGCAGGCCCTGGTCAACCAGTACCGCGGCACCCTCAAGAGCAACCAGGCGGCAGTCGCCGAGGCGCGCCTGAACCTCGACTTCACCCAGGTGCGCGCGCCCATCAGTGGACGTCTCGGTCTGCGTCAGGTGGATCGCGGCAACCTGGTCAGTTCCGCCGATGCACTGCCGCTGGTGGTGATTACCCAAACCCTGCCGATTGCCCTGATGTTCACCTTGCCCGAGGCCGAGTTGCCGGCGGTGCTGCACCAGTTCAGGGCAGGGCAGACCTTGCGCGTCGAGGCCTGGGATCGCAGCGAGAAACTCAAACTGGCCGAAGGGCAGCTGGACAGCCTGGATAACCTGATCGATACCGCCACCGGCACGGTCAAGCTCAAGGCCCGCTTCGAGAATGCCGAAGAGCTGCTGTTTCCCAATCAGTTCGTCAACGTCCGCCTGCTGGTGGAGACCCGCGAGCAGGCCCTGCTGATTCCCGCTGCAGCCTTGCAGTTCGGTGCGCGCGGCACCTTCGTCTATGTGATCGATGAGCAAGACAAGGTGCAGGTGCGGCCGATTGTGGCGGGGCCGAGCAATGGTCAGATGACGTTGATCGAGGAGGGCGTCGCGGTGGGCGAACGCCTGGTGCTGGAGGGCACCGACCGCCTGCGTGAGGGCAGCGCAGTCGAGGTGGTCGGCGAAGGCCAGACACCGACCGCCAAGCAAACCGAAGCACGGATACCTAAAGACGCATGAACGCTTCCCGCCTGTTCATCCTGCGCCCGGTCGCCACCACCCTGATCATGTTGGCGATCCTGCTCAGCGGCCTGATCGCCTATCGAATGTTGCCCGTGTCGGCGCTGCCCGAGGTGGATTACCCGACCATTCGCGTCATGACTCTGTATCCCGGCGCCAGCCCGGACGTGATGACCAGTGCGGTGACCGCGCCGCTGGAGCGCCAGTTTGGCCAGATGGCGGGCTTGAAGCAGATGTCCTCGAGCAGTTCCGCTGGCGCCTCGGTGATTACCCTGCGCTTCAATCTGGAAGTGCAACTGGATGTCGCCGAGCAGGAGGTGCAGGCGGCGATCAATGGCGCGAGCAACCTGCTGCCCGGCGATCTGCCGGCGCCACCGGTGTACAACAAGGTCAACCCGGCGGACACCCCGGTGCTGACCCTGGCAATTCGTTCGGCCACTATGCCGTTGCCGCAGGTCTTCGACCTGGTCGATACCCGCCTGGCGCAGAAGCTGGCGCAAACCAGCGGCGTCGGCTTGGTCAGCCTGGCCGGCGGCCAACGCCCAGCGGTACGCATCCGGGTCAATCCGCTAGCCCTGGCCGCCTATGGCCTGAACCTCGCGGATGTGCGCAGCCTGATTACCGCGAGCAACGTCAACCAGCCGAAAGGCAACTTCGACGGGCCGACCCGCGTCTCGCAACTGGATGCCAACGACCAGTTGAAATCTCCAGAAGAATACCGCGAGCTGATCCTCAGTTATCAGGACGGCGCTGCGCTGCGCCTGAAGGATGTCGCCGAGATCATCGATGGCGCGGAAAACAATCGCCTGGCGGCCTGGGCCAACCGCAATGAAGCCGTACTGGTCAATGTGCAGCGTCAGCCCGGCGCCAATGTGATCGAGGTGGTCGACCGCATCAAGGCCTTGTTGCCCAGCCTCACGGCAGGCTTGCCGGCCAATGTCGAGGTCAGCGTGCTGACCGACCGCACCCAGACCATTCGCGCCGCGGTGACGGACGTGCAGCACGAGTTGTTACTGGCGGTACTGCTGGTGGTGCTGGTGACCTTCCTGTTCCTGCGCAAGCTGTCGGCAACGATCATTCCGTCGATAGTGGTGCCGCTGTCGCTGATCGGCACCTTCGGTGTGATGTACCTGGCCGGCTTCACCATCAACAACCTGACCCTGATGGCCCTGACCATCGCCACCGGCTTCGTAGTCGACGACGCCATCGTCATGCTGGAAAACATCGCTCGCCACTTGGAAACAGGCGAAACGCCACTGAATGCGGCGCTCAAGGGCGCCAAGCAGATCGGCTTCACCCTGATCTCGTTGACCATCTCGTTGATCGCCGTACTGATTCCACTGTTGTTCATGGCCGATGTGGTGGGCCGACTGTTCCGCGAGTTCGCCATCACCCTGGCGGTGGCCATCCTGATTTCCCTGGTGGTGTCGCTGACATTGACGCCGATGATGTGCGCGCGTTTGCTCAAGCATGAGTCGGAGGTGGAGCAGGGGCGTTTCTATAAGGCCAGTGGTGCGGTTATCGACGGCATGATCGCGCGCTACGGCATCTGGTTGCAGTGGGTGCTCAAGCGTCAGCCGCTGACGCTGGTGGTCGCCATCGCCACCCTGGCCCTGACCGTACTGCTGTACCTGGCTGTGCCCAAGGGCTTCTTTCCGGTGCAGGACACCGGGGTGATCCAGGGTATTTCCGAGGCGCCGCAGTCGATTTCCTTCGGCGCCATGAGCGAGCGCCAACAGCGCCTGGCCGAGGTGATCCTGGAGGATCCGGCGGTGGTCAGCCTATCGTCCTACATTGGCGTGGATGGCGACAATCCGACCCTCAATAGCGGGCGCCTGTTGATCAACCTCAAGCCGCATGCCGAACGCGATGTCACGGCCAGCCAGGTGATCGAGCGCCTGCGCCCCGAGCTGGCCAGGCTCACCGGCATCGAGCTGTACCTGCAGCCGGTGCAGGATCTGACCATCGAGGACCGGGTCAGTCGTACTCAATTTCAGTTCAGCATGGAGTCGCCGGAGCAGGCTCTGTTGGAGGAATGGGTGCCCAAACTGGTCGCCGCGCTGCGTGAACAACCGCAACTAAGCGATGTTGCCAGCGACCTGCAAAGTCGCGGCCTGCAGGTGTTCCTGCAGATCGATCGGGACAGCGCCGGGCGCCTCGGCGTGAGCGTCGCTGACATCGACGACGCGCTGTACGACGCCTTCGGTCAGCGGCAGATTTCCACCATCTACACCCAGGCCAGTCAGTACCGAGTGGTGCTGGAGAGCGAGAACGCCGGCAGCATCGGCCCGGCCGCGCTGCGGCAGATCCACGTGGCGACGGCCGACGGCGGGCAAATCCCCTTGTCGTCGCTGGCGCGCATCGACGAGCGCGCCGCCAGCCTGCTGATCAGCCATATCGGTCAGTTCCCGGCGGCGACCCTGTCGTTCAACCTGGCTGAGGGGGTGTCCCTGGGCGAGGCGGTGGCGGTGATCGAGCGGGTGCAGCAGGACATCGGTCTGCCGGGCGGGGTGCAGACCCAGTTTCAGGGCGCGGCCGAGGCCTTCCGCGCCTCGCTGTCGAGCACCTTGCTGCTGATCCTGGCGGCGATCGTCACCATGTACATCGTCTTGGGTGTGCTCTACGAGAGCTATATCCACCCAATCACCATTCTCTCGACCTTGCCCTCGGCGGCGGTCGGTGCGCTGCTGGCGTTGCTGCTAAGCGGCAATGAGCTGGGCCTGATCGCGATCATCGGCATCATTCTGCTGATCGGCATCGTCAAGAAGAACGCGATCATGATGATCGACTTTGCCCTCGACGCCGAGCGCAACCAGGGCATGGCGCCCGAGGCGGCGATCTATCAGGCGGCGCTGCTGCGTTTCAGGCCGATCCTGATGACCACCCTGGCGGCACTGTTCGGCGCCATTCCGCTGATGCTCGCGAGCGGTTCCGGCGCCGAGTTGCGCCAGCCGCTGGGGCTGGTGATGGTCGGTGGCCTGCTGCTTAGCCAGGTGCTGACGCTGTTCACCACACCGGTGATCTACCTGTACTTCGACCGCCTGTCGCGGCGCCTGACCGGGCGTAGCGCAGCGGGAGTGCTGGTATGAGTGCCCTGCTGCTACGGGGCCAGGGAAGCCGTTGGCCATGAACCTATCCGCGCCCTTTATCCGCCGGCCGGTGGCGACTCTGCTGCTGAGCCTGGCGATCCTCCTGCTCGGCGGCGTCAGCTTCGGCCTGTTGCCAGTGGCGCCGCTGCCGCAGATGGATTTTCCGACCATTACGGTGCAGGCCAGCCTGCCTGGCGCCAGCCCGCAGATCATGGCCTCGAGCGTGGCCACGCCGCTGGAACGCTCGCTCGGCACCATCGCCGGCATCAGCCAGATGAACAGCCGCAGCAGTCAGGGCAACACGCGGATCATGCTGCAGTTCGATCTGGACAAGGATATCAACGCTGCCGCCCGTGAGGTGCAGGCAGCGATCAATGCCGCGCGCGAGCTGCTGCCCAGCGGCATGCGCGCGATGCCGACCTACCGCAAGGTCAACCCGTCGCAGGCGCCGATCATGGTGCTGTCGCTGACCAGCGAGGTGCTGGACAAGGGCCAGCTCTATGATGTGGCGTCGACCATCCTGGCGCAGAAGCTCTCGCAGGTGAGCGGTGTCGGCGAAGTGACCATCGGTGGCAGCTCGCTGCCAGCAGTGCGGGTTGCCCTGGAACCGCGCCTGCTCGACCAGTACGGCATCGCTCTGGATGAGGTGCGCCAAACGATTACCGCCGCCAACGCCAAACGGCCGAAAGGCGCGGTGGAACAGGGCGACCGACATTGGCAGGTGCAGGCCAGCGACCAGCTGGAGAAAGCCGCCGATTATCTGCCGCTGATCATTCGCTACCAGGATGGCGCCGCCGTGCGCCTGGGCGATGTGGCGACGGTCAGCGACGGGGTGGAGGATCGCTACAACAGCGGCTTTTACAACGACGAGCAGGCGGTGCTGCTGGTGGTCAATCGCCAGACTGGGGCCAATATCATCGAAACCATTGCCGGCATTCGCCAGCAGTTGCCGGCGTTGCGCGCGGTGATTCCGGCCAGCGTCACGGTGCAAGTGGCGATGGACCGCTCGCCGGTGATCCGCGCCACCTTGCACGAGGCCGAGCGCACCCTGTTGATTGCCGTGGCCCTGGTGATTCTGGTGGTGTTCGCCTTCCTCGGGCGCTGGCGCGCAGCGCTGATCCCGGCGCTGGCGGTGCCGGTGTCGCTGGTCGGCACCTTCGCGGTGATGCACCTGTTGGGCTTCTCGTTGAACAACCTGTCGCTGATGGCACTGATCATCGCCACCGGCCTGGTGGTGGACGACGCCATCGTGGTGCTGGAAAACATCACCCGGCATATCGAGGCCGGCGTCGCGCCTATCGCCGCCGCCTTCAAGGGCGCGCGTGAGGTGGGCTTCACCCTGTTGGCGATGAACCTGTCGCTGGTCGCGGTTTTTATCTCGATTCTGTTTATGGGCGGCATCGTCGAACGGTTGTTCCACGAATTCTCCATCACCCTGGCGGTGGCCATCGTCATCTCCCTGCTGGTGTCGCTGACCCTGACGCCGATGCTCTGCGCGCGCTGGCTCAAGGCCGAACAGGCCGAGCCGCCGGCCAATGCCATGCAGCGTCTGGGCGCGCGGGTGCAAACGCGGGTGCTGGGCGTTTATCGGCGCAGCCTGGATTGGGCCTTGCAGCACTCCTTGCTGATGCTGTTCAGCCTGCTGGCGACCATCGCGCTGAATGTGTTTCTGTTCGTCAGCGTGCCCAAGACCTTCCTGCCGCAGCAGGATACCGGCCAGCTGATCGGCTTCGTGCGTGGCGACGACGGCCTGTCGTTCCAAGTCATGCAGCCGAAGATGGAAATCTTCCGCCGCGCGCTGCTGGCCGATCCGGCGGTGGACAGCGTGGCCGGTTTTATCGGCGGCTCGGGCGGGATCAATAACGCCTTCATGATCGTGCGGCTGAAGCAAGTGAGCGAGCGCAAGTTGTCTTCGCAACAGGTGATCGAGCGGCTGCGCCGCACGGTGCCCAAGGTCCCCGGCGGGCGGATGTTCCTCATGCCCGATCAGGACCTGCAGATCGGCGGGCGCGAAGGGCGCAGTTCGGAGAACGAATACATGCTGCTCTCCGGCGACCTCGACCTGTTGCGCCAGTGGCTGCCGATTGTGCGCGACGCGCTGCGGGCGCTACCCGAACTGACCGATATCGACGCCAAGGAAGCCGACGGCACCCAGCAGATTCGCCTGCTGGTCGACCGCGATGCGGCCAAGCGCCTGGGCGTGGACATGGCCATGGTCACCGGGGTGCTCAACAACGCCTTCAGCCAGCGTCAGGTCTCGACCATCTACGACAGCCTCAACCAGTACAGCGTGGTGATGGAAATCAATCCGCAATACGCCCAGCACCCCGAGGCACTGGAGCAGATCCAGCTGATCACCGCCGCGGGCGCCCGGGTGCCGCTGTCCAGCTTTGCCCGTTGGGAGCGCAGCCTGGAAGAAGATCGGGTCTATCACCAGGGCCAGTTCGCCGCGGAGAATATCGGCTTCGCCCTGGCCGAAGGCGTCAGCCTGGAGCAGGCCAGCGTGGCGATCGAACGTACGGTGGCGCGACTCAACCTGCCGACCGAGGTGCAAGGTCGGCTCGGCGGCACCGGTGGCGCCTTCCAACAGACCCAGCAGAGCCAGCCGTGGATGATCCTGCTGGCGCTGGGGGTGGTGTATATCGTCCTCGGCGTGCTCTACGAGAGCTATATCCACCCGCTGACCATCCTCTCCACCTTGCCCTCGGCCGGGGTCGGCGCCTTGCTCGCCCTGCAGTTGATGAGCATCGAATTCAGCCTGATTTCGCTGCTCGGCTTGTTCCTGCTGATCGGCATCGTCAAGAAGAACGCCATCCTGATGATTGATCTGGCCTTGCAGCTGGAACGTCAGGAGCGGCTGAGCCCGCAGGAGTCGATCCGCCGCGCCTGCCTGTTGCGTTTTCGGCCGATCATGATGACCACCCTGGCGGCGATTCTCGGCGCCCTGCCACTGGTGTTGGGCAGTGCCGAAGGCTCGGAGATGCGCCAGCCGCTGGGCATCACCATCGTTGGCGGGCTGATTCTCAGCCAGTTGCTGACGCTTTACACCACCCCGGTGATCTACCTGTATTTCGATCGCCTGCGCCACCGGGTCAACCGCTGGCGCGGCGTGCGTACCGACGCTGCCCTGGAAACTCCGCTATGAGCATGCTGCCAATACCCGTAGGAGCGAGCCATGCTCGCGAAGCCTTTCCCGTGGCGAAGCCACTCGCGAGCACGGCTCGCTCCTACATGGGGCTGCTTGCGCTCAGTTTGCTGTTAAGTGGCTGCGCCATCGGCCCGGATTACCAGCGCCCGCAACTGACCACTCCGGAGCAGTTCAAGCAGATTGAAGGTTGGACCACCGCAGTGCCCAGCGATGCGCTGGAGCGCGGTGCCTGGTGGGAGCTGTACGGCGATGCCGAGTTGAGTGGCCTGGTCGGTCGCCTCAACCTGTCCAATCAGAACCTCGCCGCCAGCGAGGCTCAGTACCGCCAGGCCCGCGCGCTGGTACGTGGTGCGCGCGCAGCCTTCTATCCAAGCCTGTCGAGCAGCGCCGGAGCGACCCGGGCCGGGCAGGGCGGCGGCGACAGCACCCTGCGCACCTCGGACGGTTTCAGTGTCGGCGGCTCGAATGCCGCAAGCATCTCGAAGAGCTACGACCTGAGCCTGAACGCCGCCTGGGAACTGGATATCTGGGGCAAGCTGCGCCGCTCGCTGGAATCGAGCCGCGCCGGTTTCGCGGCCAGCGCCGCCGATCTGGCCGCGCTCAAGCTCAGCCTGCAGGCCGAACTGGTGCAAACCTACCTGCAACTGCGCGTGCTGGACGATCAGCAGCGTCTGCTCGATGCCACCGTGGCCGCCTATGCGCGTTCGCTGCGCCTCAGCGAAAACCAGTACAACGCCGGCATAGTGCCGAAATCCGACGTCAGCCAGGCGCTGACCCAGTTGAGAAGCACCGAAGCCCAGGCCATTGACCTGAAGTGGCAGCGCGCCCAGCTGGAACACGCCATCGCCGTGCTGATCGGCGTGCCACCGAGCGAGCTGAGCATCGCCGCGCGTGAGCAATTGCCGGCCTTGCCCATGATTCCCGTGGCGCTGCCGTCGCAACTGCTGGAACGCCGCCCGGATGTCGCCGCTGCCGAGCGCCGGGTAATCGCCGCCAATGCCGAGATTGGCGTAGCCGAAGCCGCCTGGTACCCGGACCTGACCCTCTCCGCCACTGGCGGCTACCGTGGCAGCAGCTTTGCCGACTGGGTCAGCCTGCCCAATCGCTTCTGGTCGCTCGGCCCGCAACTGGCGCTGAGCCTGTTCGACGGCGGCGCCCGCCGTGCCGAGCTGGAGCGCAGCGAAGCGGCTTACGACCAGACTGTCGCGCAATACCGTCAGGCCGTGCTAGACAGCTTCCGCGAAGTCGAAGACTACCTGGTGCAGCTGCGGGTGCTGGAACAGGAGGCGGTGTACCAGCAGCAGGCACTGGACGCTGCCCGCGAGGCTCTGCGCCTGATCGAGAACCAGTACAAGGCGGGCACTGTCGATTTCAACAGCGTGGTCAACGTGCAAGCGACTGCGTTGACCAATGAACGCAGCAACCTGACCTTGCTGGGCAGCCGTCTGACCGCCAGCGTGCAGTTGATTGCCGCCTTGGGTGGCGGTTGGCAAGCAGCCTCTGCGGGTGCGGCAGTGCCCGTGGCCAAGGAGCCATAGCCGGACTGCAGCGGGGCGCTTACCGGCAGTACTGGACGTACTGGACGTACTGGACGTTCTGGGCGCTTCTGAGCTAGGGTTCAGGGAGGATCTACAGTCGGTGGTGACAGGGACAGATCTATGGACAGATACGAGATGTTGCCCTTCTGGTTGGCCGAACAACGTTTAGCGGTAACCCTCGATCAAGTGGTTCGCGTGCTGCCGGCACTGCAGACTACCCCCCTGCCAGGGGCACCCGAGACGGTCTGTGGGTTGGTCAATGTGCGCGGCAAACTGCTCCCGGTGGTGGATCTGGCCCGGCGTTTCGGTTGGTCCACGCCTGCGCTGAGCCTGTGGCAACCGTTTATCTGGCTGCGCAGTAGCACGCGTGAGCTCCTGCTCCCGGTGGCGCGGGTGGAGTCGGTATTTAGCGCTGTGGCCGAGGACTTCATTCCGGCACCGGATCCGCGGGTACCCTCCAACCTGCTGCGCGGTGTGCTGCGGACCCGCGAAGGCCTGCTGCTGATCCAGGACGTCGAACAACTGCTCAGCGATAACGATGAGTTGCAGCTGGCTGCGCTGTTGACGGACGACGGGAGATTGGCCGATGCAGCGGACTGAAGCGCGCTGCTCGCCACGCCTGTTGGCAGCCTTGAATCACAAGGTGCATCAGCATCTGGGGATGGATTTCTCCGGGGCGCGTGGTGCCGACTTGCTGCGGCGTCTGCAGTTGCTAGCCCTGGAGTTGCAGGTAACGGATCTCGAGCATTGGCTGCAGCAACTGGCCTTTGCCGACTGGGATGCGGCCCTGATGCAGACGTTGATCCCCGCGTTCAGCGTCGGCGAGACCTATTTCCGTCGCGATGCCGAGGCGCTCGACTGGTTGGCCGCCAACCATCTGGGCCCGCTGCTGGCGCGCCGGCGCCAATCCGGGCAGCGCATCCTGCGTGTGTGGAGCGCGGGCTGCTGCACCGGCGAGGAGGCCTACAGCCTGTTATTTCTGGTCGATCAGTTGCTCGGTGCGGAGCGCGCTAGCTGGTCGTTGGAGATTGTCGCCAGCGATATCAATGCGGCGTTTCTCGCCCGCGCCGAACAGGCGCTCTATGGCGCCCACGCCTTTCGCCACAATGAAACGCAATTTCGCAGTCAGTACTTTCAGGCCGAGGGGCGTTCGTGGCGGGTACGGCCGGCCTGGCGTGGGCGCATTCGTTTTATCCAATACAACCTCGTCGATGGCGCACACGCCTGCCTACTGCCCGCTGCCGACTTGATCCTGTGCCGCAACGTCCTGATGTATTTCTCGGAAAGTCGCGCGGCCAGCGCGCTGCGACGGCTACTCGCCAGCCTGAGTACGGAAGGGTTATTGCTGCTCAGCGCCGTCGAAGCCGGCATCGCCACCCAGGCCGGCCTCAACGGGCGCTGGGCCGGCAGTAATTACGCGTTAGACCGTGATGCGTTGCACCATCGCGCCTCTGCGCAACGCGCCGAGGCGCTGCACGTCCCGTTCAGCCTGCCTGCGCCTGCGCCTGCGGCGCCCGGGCCCGAACGCGTAGTGCCGGCTGCCGCTGTCACGCCTGTACAGAACGGCGCTGCCGCGCCAGCCCCTGCATTGTGGCAACAGGCACAGGATGCCTTGAGCCAAGGCCGCGGCGCCGACGCCCGAGAAGCTCTGCTGGGCTACCTGGCCTGCGCCGAGCTCAGTCATGCACAGCAGCACCAGGCTTGTTTGCTGCTCGCGCACAGTTGGGCGGACCTGCAACGCTTCGAAGAAGCGCAGGATTGGCTGCAACGCGCGCTGTTGCTCGACCCCGCATCGGCCACCGCGTATTGGCTGCTGGCACAACTGGCGCAGCAGCGCGGCGATCACCCGGACGCGTTGCTGGCCGTGCAGAAATGCCTCTATCTGGATGCCGAGTTTATCCTCGGGTATTTCCTCCAGGCCCGCCTGTTGCTCGTACTCGGCCGCCCCCAAGCCAGTGATAAAGCCCTGCGCGTGTGCGGGCAATTGCTCAAGGATCAGGATCGGCAGGCCATGGTGCCGCACGGCGACGGCATCAGCTGCGCACAGCTACTGCGTTTGTGCGAGCAACTACAGGAGCAACGGCACGCATGTCTGAACCCATGAACGATCCCCAGCTGCCACCGAGCGTCGATCCGGCACGCTGGGCGCAGCTGCACGAGCGTTTGGCCGAATTCGAACGGCGCTTGTTAGAGGGCTTCGCCATCGACCCCGAGGAACGCGCCGCGCGCCTGCGCGAACGCAGCCGGCAATGGGCCTGCGCGGCCGACGATCAGGCGCCCGCGGACGAGTTTGAAGTGCTGCGCTTTGGCATCAGCGGCGAGCTGTATGCCATCGCCAGCGAGCATGTCGCCCAGGTGTTGCCACTCAATCAATACACCCCTTTACCGAACACCCCGGCTTATGTGCTGGGTATCGTCAATGTGCGCGGGCGGATCGTCTCGGTGCTGGATTTACGGGTGCTGTTCGAACTGCCGGTCGACAGTCTGTCGGAGCGCAATTTTCTACTGATCCTGCACAGTCCCGAGATGGAGTTCGGCGTGCTGATCGACCGCGTGTTGGGCATCGCACAGATCCGTCGCGACGCGCTGCAAAAGGCGCCGGCGAACCTAACCGGGGTGCGCGCGAACTACCTGCTCGGGGTCACCGCCGAGCAGGTCACGGTACTCGATGGCGCGCGCCTGCTGGGCGATCCCGATTTACCGGTGATGGCCGACTAATCAACAACCCTGGCGAAGGAGATACACCTGCATGATCGGTAAAACGCTACGGTTCGACATAGGCAGCAAACTGATTGTTGCCTTCGCCACGCTGATAATCGGCTTTGGCAGCCTGATCTTCATGACGCTGGAACGCTTCGTCAGCCTGCAGGAAAGCGAGGCGCGGCAATTCCAGGAGCAGTACGGCTGGATTTCCGACGCCAAGGAACTGCGCATCAATCTCGAGACCCAGCGTAACGAACTGTTGCAGGCGATTAGCGCAGGCACCGTTGACGGCCTGGATGAGCATGAAGAACGGATTCGTCAAAGCAAAATACAGAACGACCACTTGATGCAACGTATGCGCACGAGGGGGGGGGGCGATCTAAAGGCCGCAGACCTTCTCGAACAGCTGACCGTGCTACGTGCCACGATGCAGGAAACCCGTGACAATCAGTTGCAACTGATCCGCGCTGGCCAATCTGTGCAGGCGCTGCAACTGAGTACGGGGGTGCAATTGCAGCGCATCGAACGGGTTCACGGCCTGGGCCTGCAATTGACCGAGTTGACCGAGCAGCGCATCGCCGAAGCCCAGCAACGTTCGCGCCTGGCGCTGAACACCTTGCGCGAACGGATGTTTAATTTGAGCCTCGTGCTGGTGGTGCTGGGCGCGCTCCTGGCCTGGTTGCTCAGCCGGCATATCGCGCTGCCCCTGGCGCGCCTGACCGGTTGGGCCGAGCAGATCGGCCGTGGCGAGATTCCCCGCGAAGTCATCGTCAGCTCCCGCCAGGACGAAGTGGGCAGGCTGGCTCAGGCATTCGCCAGCATGAGCAAGTACCTGCGCGAGATGGTTGAAGATATGCATGAAGGCATTTCGGTTCTGGCCAGTTCCAGCGAGGAGATTCTCGCCGCCACCAGTCAGGTTGCCACCAGCACCCAGGAAACCGCCACCGCCATCAGTGAAATCGCCACCACGGTGGAGGAGGTCAAGCAGACCGCGGTGATGGCTGGGTCGAAATCGCAGGGGGTCGCCGAAAGCACCGAGCGCACCCGTCAAGTCGCGTTGAGCGGCCGGCAGGCCGTTGAGGAGGCGCTCACCGGCATGCAAAAAATTCGCGAACAGATGCAGGCGGTGGCCGAAAGCATCATGCGTTTGGGCGAACAGAGCCAGGCCATTGGCGAGATCGTCGCCTCGGTCGGCGACCTCGCCGAGCAATCCAACCTGCTCGGCGTCAACGCCTCGATAGAGGCGGCCAAAGCCGGCGAAATCGGCAAAGGCTTCTCGGTGGTCGCGCAGGAGGTCAAGGCCCTGGCGGAGCAATCCAAGCAAGCCACCGCCCAGGTGCGCGGGATTCTCGGGGACATCCAGAAAGCCATGACCAAGGCGGTGCTGCTGGCCGAACAGGGCAGTAAAACCGTGGAGGCCGGCTACGAACGGG encodes:
- a CDS encoding MdtA/MuxA family multidrug efflux RND transporter periplasmic adaptor subunit; this translates as MPETTAIPRTSTQSRQWLIGLMLLALLLVLIWWFWPAKPQNQAGGRWGDGGLVPVRVATVTQGSFPIELKALGTVTAYNTVNVRGRVEGELVKLLFEDGQRVKAGDLLAVIDPRPYEVALQQALGVQQENQAQLHNAELDLARYRGLYKEDSIAKQTLDTQQALVNQYRGTLKSNQAAVAEARLNLDFTQVRAPISGRLGLRQVDRGNLVSSADALPLVVITQTLPIALMFTLPEAELPAVLHQFRAGQTLRVEAWDRSEKLKLAEGQLDSLDNLIDTATGTVKLKARFENAEELLFPNQFVNVRLLVETREQALLIPAAALQFGARGTFVYVIDEQDKVQVRPIVAGPSNGQMTLIEEGVAVGERLVLEGTDRLREGSAVEVVGEGQTPTAKQTEARIPKDA
- a CDS encoding MdtB/MuxB family multidrug efflux RND transporter permease subunit — encoded protein: MNASRLFILRPVATTLIMLAILLSGLIAYRMLPVSALPEVDYPTIRVMTLYPGASPDVMTSAVTAPLERQFGQMAGLKQMSSSSSAGASVITLRFNLEVQLDVAEQEVQAAINGASNLLPGDLPAPPVYNKVNPADTPVLTLAIRSATMPLPQVFDLVDTRLAQKLAQTSGVGLVSLAGGQRPAVRIRVNPLALAAYGLNLADVRSLITASNVNQPKGNFDGPTRVSQLDANDQLKSPEEYRELILSYQDGAALRLKDVAEIIDGAENNRLAAWANRNEAVLVNVQRQPGANVIEVVDRIKALLPSLTAGLPANVEVSVLTDRTQTIRAAVTDVQHELLLAVLLVVLVTFLFLRKLSATIIPSIVVPLSLIGTFGVMYLAGFTINNLTLMALTIATGFVVDDAIVMLENIARHLETGETPLNAALKGAKQIGFTLISLTISLIAVLIPLLFMADVVGRLFREFAITLAVAILISLVVSLTLTPMMCARLLKHESEVEQGRFYKASGAVIDGMIARYGIWLQWVLKRQPLTLVVAIATLALTVLLYLAVPKGFFPVQDTGVIQGISEAPQSISFGAMSERQQRLAEVILEDPAVVSLSSYIGVDGDNPTLNSGRLLINLKPHAERDVTASQVIERLRPELARLTGIELYLQPVQDLTIEDRVSRTQFQFSMESPEQALLEEWVPKLVAALREQPQLSDVASDLQSRGLQVFLQIDRDSAGRLGVSVADIDDALYDAFGQRQISTIYTQASQYRVVLESENAGSIGPAALRQIHVATADGGQIPLSSLARIDERAASLLISHIGQFPAATLSFNLAEGVSLGEAVAVIERVQQDIGLPGGVQTQFQGAAEAFRASLSSTLLLILAAIVTMYIVLGVLYESYIHPITILSTLPSAAVGALLALLLSGNELGLIAIIGIILLIGIVKKNAIMMIDFALDAERNQGMAPEAAIYQAALLRFRPILMTTLAALFGAIPLMLASGSGAELRQPLGLVMVGGLLLSQVLTLFTTPVIYLYFDRLSRRLTGRSAAGVLV
- a CDS encoding efflux RND transporter permease subunit; translated protein: MNLSAPFIRRPVATLLLSLAILLLGGVSFGLLPVAPLPQMDFPTITVQASLPGASPQIMASSVATPLERSLGTIAGISQMNSRSSQGNTRIMLQFDLDKDINAAAREVQAAINAARELLPSGMRAMPTYRKVNPSQAPIMVLSLTSEVLDKGQLYDVASTILAQKLSQVSGVGEVTIGGSSLPAVRVALEPRLLDQYGIALDEVRQTITAANAKRPKGAVEQGDRHWQVQASDQLEKAADYLPLIIRYQDGAAVRLGDVATVSDGVEDRYNSGFYNDEQAVLLVVNRQTGANIIETIAGIRQQLPALRAVIPASVTVQVAMDRSPVIRATLHEAERTLLIAVALVILVVFAFLGRWRAALIPALAVPVSLVGTFAVMHLLGFSLNNLSLMALIIATGLVVDDAIVVLENITRHIEAGVAPIAAAFKGAREVGFTLLAMNLSLVAVFISILFMGGIVERLFHEFSITLAVAIVISLLVSLTLTPMLCARWLKAEQAEPPANAMQRLGARVQTRVLGVYRRSLDWALQHSLLMLFSLLATIALNVFLFVSVPKTFLPQQDTGQLIGFVRGDDGLSFQVMQPKMEIFRRALLADPAVDSVAGFIGGSGGINNAFMIVRLKQVSERKLSSQQVIERLRRTVPKVPGGRMFLMPDQDLQIGGREGRSSENEYMLLSGDLDLLRQWLPIVRDALRALPELTDIDAKEADGTQQIRLLVDRDAAKRLGVDMAMVTGVLNNAFSQRQVSTIYDSLNQYSVVMEINPQYAQHPEALEQIQLITAAGARVPLSSFARWERSLEEDRVYHQGQFAAENIGFALAEGVSLEQASVAIERTVARLNLPTEVQGRLGGTGGAFQQTQQSQPWMILLALGVVYIVLGVLYESYIHPLTILSTLPSAGVGALLALQLMSIEFSLISLLGLFLLIGIVKKNAILMIDLALQLERQERLSPQESIRRACLLRFRPIMMTTLAAILGALPLVLGSAEGSEMRQPLGITIVGGLILSQLLTLYTTPVIYLYFDRLRHRVNRWRGVRTDAALETPL